Proteins co-encoded in one Macrobrachium nipponense isolate FS-2020 chromosome 24, ASM1510439v2, whole genome shotgun sequence genomic window:
- the LOC135203164 gene encoding myosin-11-like — MAQLPAEGSEDLLVISEEVLPSWSFGGILRDNLYAGLLGGLCGLLFILFLKHQDGKLACETAVNSELRIRCELEISQDNNLHLEKELDEAQEKNSDLLEDKAQMARKEDALLQRIQDLEKDLSNEKNSLAEEIIDLTQEAGIKLHEAEDTVQVLKKENRVLKKINDKTEDLIFKQEEEICYLNGRVTAKNSALMNDRQCIEELHKKVKNLEEERKSLQDRLNECKADKVKTAEEMEKKTSKLEGTLEFPLNESKDLMKMKTGEEEQEKDGKYFIRIVDKEVTDLEQIINSAESDLETFRPQMSEEVQGKVLAATGKARLLVAQKVEQFRGLCQQNIDGPKGEEPTILAADLEGFWDMVSIQVENVHHLFKEISVLKTNGWKEDLITQTINNVTKGHEKKKPMKLMKKAMKSSSQEQKSRDEARKKLLEERRKAMKEALKTKEGQPDANGSIDGVEILVAEEKITQLQENLPGEKEDEQTKHNEGGPGNEKTKDEEKQKEGHHFLQLVDKEVSELQGLIYNAESDLENFKPEMSEEVQGKKERMDHLNLTHELKVKNEMEWQINKSNEEVGDFDEKDTDKKDDNDQLSIEKTVQINELAEDTKDFQEEIKEIETEKDNMRAEMKSLSEENGKLKSVLLENRRRESLLEGQVKRLTEEVMRLNEMSDKKKEQEPSDAAELQRIINKQADQIQRLRKKVLEMEEERRQREADFQEWERTSHTVRKENSELKVILKDLSRKKGLFIKFEERNKVLEEEVKDLKRKMDENRMEKEKEIRSFSEEIQILRRQLTEELTVSNQIRNEKDAMALHIKKLETENADYMKDVAYFKEWFVNDYTNHCEDVEDCLDKFLEASDRHQLLLKEKLQLMRNARDSDEVEVNGWRVSPNSSD, encoded by the coding sequence ATGGCCCAGCTCCCTGCAGAGGGATCTGAAGATTTGTTGGTTATATCGGAGGAAGTCCTTCCTTCTTGGTCGTTCGGCGGTATCCTCCGGGATAACTTGTATGCTGGACTGTTGGGAGGACTTTGCGGATTGCTTTTCATATTATTCCTGAAACATCAGGATGGAAAATTGGCCTGCGAGACGGCAGTTAACTCGGAACTCAGGATTCGATGTGAGCTAGAAATCTCGCAGGATAATAATCTTCATTTggaaaaggaactggacgagGCCCAAGAGAAGAACAGCGACCTCCTCGAGGATAAGGCCCAGATGGCAAGAAAAGAGGATGCTCTCCTGCAGAGGATCCAAGATCTGGAAAAGGATTTGTCCAATGAAAAAAATTCCCTTGCTGAAGAGATTATTGATCTAACACAGGAGGCTGGAATTAAATTACATGAAGCGGAAGATACCGTTCaagttttgaagaaagaaaatagagttctaaagaagaTTAATGACAAAACCGAAGACTTAATTTTTAAACAGGAAGAGGAAATATGTTATTTGAACGGCCGCGTTACTGCAAAGAATTCAGCTTTGATGAATGACAGGCAGTGCATTGAAGAACTGCACAAGAAAGTGAAAAATCTTGAAGAGGAACGAAAGTCACTCCAAGATCGCCTAAATGAATGTAAGGCTGACAAAGTAAAAACTGCAgaggaaatggaaaagaagaCATCTAAGTTGGAAGGCACTCTTGAATTTCCTCTCAACGAAAGCAAGGATCTTATGAAAATGAAGACAGGAGAGGAAGAACAGGAAAAGgatggcaaatatttcataagaatAGTGGATAAGGAAGTTACTGACTTAGAACAAATAATAAACAGCGCAGAATCTGACCTGGAAACTTTCAGACCACAGATGAGCGAGGAGGTACAAGGAAAGGTCCTTGCAGCTACAGGGAAAGCCCGCCTCCTCGTCGCTCAGAAGGTCGAACAGTTTAGAGGCCTGTGTCAACAAAACATTGATGGGCCCAAAGGTGAAGAACCCACTATACTGGCTGCAGATCTAGAAGGCTTTTGGGACATGGTGTCCATCCAGGTGGAAAATGTACACCACCTTTTCAAAGAAATCAGTGTTCTTAAAACTAATGGTTGGAAAGAGGACCTCATTACACAGACCATTAATAATGTCACCAAAGGCCACGAGAAGAAGAAACCAATGAAACTTATGAAAAAGGCTATGAAGAGTTCCTCTCAGGAACAAAAGTCAAGAGACGAGGCCCGGAAGAAACTACTGGAGGAGAGACGTAAGGCAATGAAGGAGGCACTGAAAACTAAAGAAGGTCAGCCTGATGCAAATGGCAGCATAGATGGAGTGGAAATTCTTGTGGCAGAAGAGAAAATAACCCAGTTGCAGGAGAATTTACCAGGAGAAAAAGAGGACGAGCAGACAAAGCACAATGAAGGTGGCCCAGGTAATGAGAAAACAAAGgatgaggaaaaacaaaaggaaggcCACCATTTCTTACAGTTAGTTGACAAAGAGGTTTCTGAATTACAAGGCCTCATATATAATGCTGAATCTGACCTGGAAAACTTTAAACCAGAGATGAGCGAGGAGGTTCAAGGAAAGAAGGAACGAATGGACCATCTGAATTTGACTCACgaattgaaagtaaaaaatgagATGGAATGGCAAATCAACAAATCGAATGAAGAAGTAGGAGATTTTGATGAGAAAGATACAGATAAGAAGGACGATAATGATCAGCTATCGATTGAAAAAACTGTCCAAATAAATGAGTTGGCAGAAGATACAAAAGACTTTCAAGAGGAAATCAAGGAAAttgagacagagaaagacaaCATGAGGGCAGAGATGAAAAGCCTTTCAGAAGAGAATGGCAAGTTAAAATCAGTCTTACTGGAAAACAGAAGGCGGGAAAGCCTACTGGAAGGACAGGTTAAGAGATTAACCGAGGAGGTTATGAGACTGAACGAAATGtctgataaaaagaaagaacaggAGCCTTCTGATGCCGCTGAACTGCAGCGGATCATAAACAAACAAGCTGATCAAATCCAACGTTTGAGGAAGAAGGTCCTCGAGATGGAAGAGGAGAGACGACAGCGTGAGGCCGATTTCCAGGAATGGGAAAGAACTTCCCACACGGTCAGGAAGGAAAACTCGGAGCTAAAGGTCATCTTGAAGGACCTCAGTCGAAAAAAGGGACTTTTTATAAAGTTTGAAGAACGTAACAAGGTCCTGGAAGAAGAAGTCAAAGACCTCAAAAGAAAAATGGACGAGAACAGaatggagaaggagaaagagatcaGGTCCTTTTCAGAGGAAATTCAGATTCTTAGGAGACAGCTTACCGAAGAACTGACAGTCTCCAATCaaataaggaatgaaaaggaTGCGATGGCCCTCCACATTAAAAAACTAGAAACCGAGAATGCAGATTATATGAAAGACGTGGCCTATTTTAAGGAATGGTTTGTGAATGACTACACAAATCATTGTGAGGATGTGGAAGATTGCCTAGACAAGTTCTTAGAGGCTTCAGACAGGCATCAGTTGCTCCTGAAGGAGAAATTACAACTGATGAGAAATGCAAGAGACTCCGATGAAGTGGAAGTTAACGGATGGCGAGTCTCCCCAAACTCGTCAGACTGA